CATGAATACTGTGAGTCTGGTAAAGGTGACAACAGCATACCAAGACAGTAAGTTGAGCAAAATCCTTGAACTTGTACAAAATGCGACCTCGCAGAAGGCCCCTACGGAGCTCTTTATCCGGAAATTTGCGAAAATCTATACGCCGATTGTGGTACTTTTGGCGATAGCGATTTGTCTGCTGCCTTACTTTTTTGTCGGACAATATGTATTTAGCGATTGGCTTTATCGAGCGCTTGTATTTCTCGTGATTTCCTGTCCATGTGCCTTGGTGATCTCGATTCCATTGGGCTATTTTGGTGGCATAGGTGCTGCGAGTAGAAACGGTATCCTGTTCAAGGGAAGTAATTTTCTGGATGCGATGGCAGCGATACAGAATGTTGTCATGGATAAAACCGGTACGATGACTGAAGGGGTTTTCAAAGTGCAGGAAGTTCGTTTAGAACCAGATTTTGATGAAGCGACAATCCTCAAATTGGTCAATAAAATCGAAAGTCATAGCAGTCATCCGGTAGCTACAGCAATCAGGGAATATGCGGGTGAGGTTGATGAATCTGTAAATTTGACTGATGTCGAAGAAATACCGGGGCATGGACTGAAGGGTAGTGTGGACGGCAAGGTGTTTTTGGTTGGTAACTTTAAGCTTTTGGACAAGTTTAATATCAGCTATACCATCGATCCCAATACAATCGTTTATACCACAATAGCCATTGCATTGGATAATCGCTTCGTTGGATATATTACCATTGCAGATAGTATCAAAGAAGATTCCGCACAGACCATACAACTCTTGCACAAACTTGGAGTGAAAGCGACCATGCTAAGTGGCGATAAGAGTACGGTCGTCACTTATGTAGCGAAGGAATTAGGTATTGATAAAGCCTATGGAGATCTTCTTCCGGAAGATAAGGTAAATAAAGTCAAGGAGATAAAGGCTATTGGTGGAAGTGTGGCTTTCGTTGGTGATGGCGTCAATGATGCCCCCGTAGTGGCCTTGAGTGATGTTGGTATAGCTATGGGGGGACTGGGCAGTGATGCAACCATCGAAACTGCTGATGTAGTCATACAAGATGACAAACCATCTAAGATACCAATGGCAATTAATATTGGTAAACAGACCAAAAAAGTGGTTTACCAAAATATAGGATTGGCATTTGTAGTCAAAGGAGTGGTTTTGATCCTTGGCGCCGGAGGATTGGCTACGATGTGGGAAGCCGTGTTTGCGGATGTTGGTGTTTCTCTTATCGCGATACTGAACGCGATCCGGATCCAGAAAATGAAGTTCTAAATCAATTTTTAGTTAGGATGTGCTTACCCTTCAAGTTGAAATATTGGAAGGGTAGGTCTTCTATTGTCTAATTTTTAAATTCTCCATGACATGAATATAGTCCAATTTATAACGACCCTATTTATCCTATGGTTTGTATTACTATTGTTCCCTTTATTGTTGCGCGCTCAGGATAGTCTTGCACTTAAAACAAGTAGAGGAATGCAATTTTCCGCTATTGATAACCACGATTTCCAGTTGCGGAAGTTTATCGTTCCAACAGCGTTCATAGCCTATGGTGCGAGCAGCTTTGCCATCCCCAAGATGAAGAAATGGGACTTACAGACCCGGAATGAAGTATTACATAAGAATCCTGCAAGGACAACAATAGACAATTATACCCAGTATTTCCCTGCGGTGATGGTGTACGGTCTCAATGCATTTAATATTGAAGGGCTTCACGATTTTAAGGACCGCACGCTTATTTATCTTACTTCGCAGCTGATTTCAGGGGCGATTGTGTTTCCTGCCAAACAGTTTATAGCTGAAGAGCGCCCCGATGGATCCAATAAGAAATCCTTTCCTTCAGGCCATGCGGCGACCGCATTTGCGACAGCCCATTTTATGTATAAAGAATATCATGATAAAAATATATGGCTCGGTCTTGCAGGATATCCTTTTGCGTCATTTACTGGTATATATCGAGTGATCAATAAT
The window above is part of the Sphingobacterium sp. ML3W genome. Proteins encoded here:
- a CDS encoding heavy metal translocating P-type ATPase; its protein translation is MEHKHIYDGQGKQLCCTQTEKIYNQAGAQRLIQGAPAQDQAHSHSDDDGHDHSVAEGSTLKLFLPAIISFVLLIGAIAMDNWVPQEWFKGWIRIIWYVLAYIPVGFPVIKDALKSIGKGEIFSEFLLMSIATIGAFAIKEYPEGVAVMLFYAVGEVFQTLAVSRAKSNIKVLLDQRPDEVTIVEANSSRVIKAEAAAIGDVIQLKPGEKLGLDGELISDTASFNTAALTGESKPDTKTKGEVVLAGMINMNTVSLVKVTTAYQDSKLSKILELVQNATSQKAPTELFIRKFAKIYTPIVVLLAIAICLLPYFFVGQYVFSDWLYRALVFLVISCPCALVISIPLGYFGGIGAASRNGILFKGSNFLDAMAAIQNVVMDKTGTMTEGVFKVQEVRLEPDFDEATILKLVNKIESHSSHPVATAIREYAGEVDESVNLTDVEEIPGHGLKGSVDGKVFLVGNFKLLDKFNISYTIDPNTIVYTTIAIALDNRFVGYITIADSIKEDSAQTIQLLHKLGVKATMLSGDKSTVVTYVAKELGIDKAYGDLLPEDKVNKVKEIKAIGGSVAFVGDGVNDAPVVALSDVGIAMGGLGSDATIETADVVIQDDKPSKIPMAINIGKQTKKVVYQNIGLAFVVKGVVLILGAGGLATMWEAVFADVGVSLIAILNAIRIQKMKF
- a CDS encoding phosphatase PAP2 family protein; this encodes MNIVQFITTLFILWFVLLLFPLLLRAQDSLALKTSRGMQFSAIDNHDFQLRKFIVPTAFIAYGASSFAIPKMKKWDLQTRNEVLHKNPARTTIDNYTQYFPAVMVYGLNAFNIEGLHDFKDRTLIYLTSQLISGAIVFPAKQFIAEERPDGSNKKSFPSGHAATAFATAHFMYKEYHDKNIWLGLAGYPFASFTGIYRVINNRHWVSDIVAGAGIGIASTELTYWLYPKMTGLFRGGKQREGQTAFIPYIGHNRFGINAVRSF